One window of Apteryx mantelli isolate bAptMan1 chromosome 8, bAptMan1.hap1, whole genome shotgun sequence genomic DNA carries:
- the LOC106493504 gene encoding cytochrome P450 2J2-like: MLRLLRESVSSMSIQTLLVFLGVFLLVADYMKRRKPKNFPPRPFPLPFLGHVLSLNFRDPMKAMQKHAEKYGEIFNMEVGSMSFVFVNGFQMVKEVLVNQGENFLDRPEKPLDLEVFNSRGLVSSNGHTWKQQRRFALSTLRNFGLGKRSLEERIQEECQYLTNALGEEQGHPFDPHFKVNNAVSNIICSVTFGNRFEYHDEHFQKLLHLLDEVVKLHGHPFTQLYGFFPSVMKYLPGPHQTLRKNWKLLKGFVYDMIAKHKEDLHPSKSRDFIDSYLQEMVKDDGGGCFCEENLASCMLDLFFAGTETTSTTIRWALLYMAMYPEIQARVQAEIDAVVGQSRQPALEDRASMPYTNAVIHEVQRISNIVPLGAPRMATQDTMLGGFLVPKGTVLMLNFTSVLFDKKEWETPDAFNPEHFLKDGEFWRREAFLPFSLGKRACLGEQLARMELFLFFTALLQKFTFQPPPDEALSFRWSLGITRQPQAYRIRAVPR, translated from the exons ATGCTGCGCCTCCTGCGCGAGAGCGTGTCCAGCATGTCCATCCAGACCCTCCTGGTGTTCCTGGGCGTCTTTCTGCTCGTCGCCGACTACATGAAGAGGAGAAAGCCCAAAAACTTCCCCCCAAGGCCCTTTCCGCTCCCCTTCCTGGGGCATGTCCTCTCCCTGAACTTCAGAGATCCCATGAAGGCGATGCAGAAG CATGCTGAAAAATATGGGGAAATCTTCAACATGGAGGTGGGCAGCATGTCCTTCGTCTTTGTCAACGGCTTCCAGATGGTTAAGGAGGTGCTGGTAAACCAAGGCGAAAACTTCCTAGATCGCCCAGAAAAGCCTCTTGACCTGGAAGTCTTCAACAGCCGCG GACTGGTCTCCTCTAATGGACATACCTGGAAACAGCAGAGAAGATTCGCCCTGTCGACGCTCAGGAACTTCGGCCTGGGGAAGAGGAGCTTGGAGGAGCGGATACAGGAGGAGTGCCAGTACCTCACCAATgcccttggggaagagcagg ggcaTCCTTTTGACCCTCACTTTAAGGTCAATAATGCAGTTTCCAACATCATCTGCTCGGTCACCTTTGGCAATCGGTTTGAGTACCATGATGAGCATTTCCAAAAGCTGCTGCACCTGTTGGACGAGGTGGTGAAGCTCCATGGCCACCCCTTCACCCAG CTCTATGGTTTTTTCCCAAGTGTAATGAAGTACCTCCCTGGACCCCACCAGACACTTCGTAAAAACTGGAAACTGCTGAAAGGTTTTGTGTACGACATGATCGCTAAGCACAAGGAGGACTTGCATCCCTCCAAAAGCCGGGACTTCATCGACAGCTACCTGCAGGAGATGGTGAAG GACGACGGCGGTGGGTGCTTCTGCGAAGAAAATCTTGCGTCCTGCATGCTGGACCTTTTCTTTGCCGGAACAGAGACAACATCCACAACCATCCGCTGGGCTTTGCTGTACATGGCCATGTACCCAGAAATTCAAG CGCGCGTGCAAGCGGAGATCGACGCGGTCGTGGGGCAGTCGCGGCAGCCGGCCCTGGAGGACCGGGCCAGCATGCCCTACACCAACGCCGTCATCCACGAGGTGCAGAGGATCAGCAACATTGTCCCCTTAGGTGCGCCCCGGATGGCCACGCAGGACACGATGCTGGGGGGCTTCCTCGTGCCCAAG GGCACCGTTTTGATGCTGAATTTCACCTCCGTGCTCTTCGACAAGAAGGAGTGGGAAACCCCCGACGCTTTTAACCCAGAGCATTTCCTGAAGGACGGCGAGTTCTGGAGGAGAGAGGCTTTTCTACCCTTTTCTCTAG GGAAGCGCGCCTGCCTGGGCGAGCAGCTGGCCCGCATggagctcttcctcttcttcacggCCCTGCTGCAGAAGTTCACCTTCCAGCCGCCGCCGGACGAGGCGCTCAGCTTCCGCTGGAGTCTGGGCATCACGCGACAACCCCAGGCCTACCGCATCCGCGCCGTGCCGCGCTAG
- the LOC136992570 gene encoding cytochrome P450 2J2-like encodes MLRLLRESVSSMSVQTLLVFLGVFLLVADYMKRRKPKNFPPRPFPLPFLGHVLSLNFRDPMKAMQKHIEKYGDIFSLEVGSMSHVFVNGFQMVKEVLVNQGENFLDRPEMPLDLEVFNNRGLIFSNGHTWKQQRRFALSTLRNFGLGKRSLEERIQEECQYLTNAFGEEQGHPFDPHFKVNNAVSNIICSVTFGNRFEYHDEHFQKLLHLLDELVKLHGHPLSQLYVFFPSVMKYLPGPHQKVPKNWKLLKGFVYDVIAKHKEDLHPSKSRDFIDSYLQEMVKDDGGGCFCEENLASCMLDLFFAGTETTSTTIRWALLYMAKYPEIQAHVQAEIDAVVGQSRQPALEDRASMPYTNAVIHEVQRISNIIPLGTTRLTTRDTMLGGFLVPKGTVLMLNFTSVLFDKKEWETPDAFNPEHFLKDGQFWRREAFLPFSLGKRACLGEQLARIELFLFFTALLQKFTFQPPPDEALSFHWSLGITRYPQAYRIRAVPR; translated from the exons ATGCTGCGCCTCCTGCGCGAGAGCGTGTCCAGCATGTCCGTCCAGACCCTCCTGGTGTTCCTGGGCGTCTTTCTGCTCGTCGCCGACTACATGAAGAGGAGAAAGCCCAAAAACTTCCCCCCAAGGCCCTTTCCGCTCCCCTTCCTGGGGCATGTCCTCTCCCTGAACTTCAGAGATCCCATGAAGGCGATGCAGAAG CATATTGAAAAGTATGGGGACATCTTCAGCCTGGAGGTGGGCAGCATGTCCCACGTCTTTGTCAACGGCTTCCAGATGGTTAAGGAGGTGCTGGTAAACCAAGGCGAAAACTTCCTAGATCGCCCAGAAATGCCTCTCGACCTGGAAGTCTTCAACAACCGTG GACTGATCTTCTCTAATGGACATACTTGGAAACAGCAGAGAAGATTCGCCCTGTCGACGCTCAGGAACTTCGGCCTGGGGAAGAGGAGCTTGGAGGAGCGGATACAGGAGGAGTGCCAGTACCTCACCAATGcctttggggaagagcagg GGCATCCTTTTGACCCTCACTTTAAGGTCAATAACGCAGTTTCCAACATCATCTGCTCGGTCACCTTTGGCAATCGGTTCGAGTACCATGATGAGCATTTCCAAAAGCTGCTGCACCTGTTGGACGAGCTGGTGAAGCTCCATGGCCATCCCCTCAGCCAG CTCTATGTTTTTTTCCCAAGTGTAATGAAGTACCTCCCTGGACCCCACCAGAAAGTTCCTAAAAACTGGAAACTGCTGAAAGGTTTTGTGTATGACGTGATCGCTAAGCACAAGGAGGACTTGCATCCCTCCAAAAGCCGGGACTTCATCGACAGCTACCTGCAGGAGATGGTGAAG GACGACGGCGGTGGGTGCTTCTGCGAAGAAAATCTTGCGTCCTGCATGCTGGACCTTTTCTTTGCCGGAACAGAGACAACGTCCACAACCATCCGCTGGGCTTTGCTGTACATGGCCAAGTACCCAGAAATTCAAG CGCACGTGCAAGCGGAGATCGACGCGGTCGTGGGGCAGTCGCGGCAGCCGGCCCTGGAGGACCGGGCCAGCATGCCCTACACCAACGCCGTCATCCACGAGGTGCAGAGGATCAGCAACATCATCCCCTTAGGCACGACACGGCTGACCACACGGGACACGATGCTGGGGGGCTTCCTTGTGCCCAAG GGCACCGTTTTGATGCTGAATTTCACCTCTGTGCTCTTCGACAAGAAGGAGTGGGAAACCCCCGACGCTTTCAACCCGGAGCATTTCCTGAAGGACGGCCAGTTCTGGAGGAGAGAGGCTTTTCTACCCTTTTCTCTAG GGAAGCGCGCCTGCCTGGGCGAGCAGCTGGCCCGCATCgagctcttcctcttcttcacggCCCTGCTGCAGAAGTTCACCTTCCAGCCACCGCCGGACGAGGCGCTCAGCTTCCACTGGAGTCTGGGCATCACACGGTACCCTCAGGCCTACCGCATCCGCGCCGTGCCACGCTAG